A single Brassica rapa cultivar Chiifu-401-42 chromosome A04, CAAS_Brap_v3.01, whole genome shotgun sequence DNA region contains:
- the LOC103872148 gene encoding beta-galactosidase 2, with the protein MVMNFRDKAWIFLAIMCFSLLICSTKALVSYDHKALIINGQKRILLSGSIHYPRSTPEMWPDLINKAKEGGLDVIQTYVFWNGHEPSPGQYYFGDRYDLVRFIKLVQQAGLYVSLRIGPYVCAEWNFGGIPVWLKYVPGMVFRTDNGPFKTAMQKFTKKIVDIMKEEKLFETQGGPIILSQIENEYGPMEWEIGSAGKAYTKWTAAMALGLSTGVPWVMCKQDDAPYPIINTCNGFYCEGFKPNSVDQPKMWTENWTGWFTEFGGAIPNRPVEDLAFSVARFIQNGGSFMNYYMYHGGTNFDRTSGEFITTSYDYDAPLDEYGLLREPKYSHLKELHKIIKLCEPALVSVDPTINSLGNKQEAHVFKSKTSCAAFLSNYDTTYPAKVMFRGFPYDLPPWSISILPDCKTEYHNTAKIRSPSILMKMVPTSTRLSWESYNEAIPSSGDYGTFARDGLLEQISMTRDKTDYFWYLTDITISSNEGFLKTGEDPLLTICSAGHALHVFVNGQLAGTSYGALSSPKLTFSQRIKLREGVNKLAILNTAVGLPNAGVHYETWNTGVLGPATLNGVNSGAWDMSKWKWSYKIGTKGEAMSLHTTTGSSSVEWTEGSFVAVKQPLTWYKSSFNAPVGNEPIALDMNTMGKGQVWVNGRNIGRHWPAYTAHGNCGRCNYAGIYSEKKCLSNCGQSSQRWYHVPRSWLKPSGNLLVVFEEWGGDPSGISVVKRTDK; encoded by the exons TACCCAAGAAGCACCCCTGAG ATGTGGCCTGATCTGATAAACAAGGCCAAAGAAGGTGGTTTAGATGTTATACAAACTTATGTTTTCTGGAACGGACATGAACCTTCTCCTGGACAA TATTATTTTGGGGATCGGTATGATCTGGTTAGGTTCATCAAGCTGGTGCAACAAGCCGGTCTATATGTTAGCCTGAGAATTGGTCCATATGTTTGTGCCGAGTGGAATTTTgg GGGAATTCCTGTTTGGCTCAAATATGTCCCTGGTATGGTTTTCAGGACTGATAATGGACCTTTCAAG ACTGCAATGCAAAAATTCACAAAGAAGATTGTGGATATAATGAAAGAAGAAAAGTTGTTTGAAACTCAAGGAGGACCCATCATTCTCTCGCAG ATAGAGAATGAGTATGGACCAATGGAATGGGAGATAGGATCAGCAGGAAAGGCATACACAAAATGGACAGCTGCAATGGCGTTGGGTTTGTCCACAGGTGTCCCATGGGTTATGTGCAAGCAAGATGATGCTCCTTACCCTATT ATAAACACATGCAACGGGTTTTATTGTGAGGGTTTCAAACCAAACTCGGTCGATCAGCCCAAGATGTGGACAGAGAACTGGACTGGTTG GTTCACGGAATTTGGAGGTGCGATACCAAACAGACCAGTCGAAGACCTTGCGTTCTCCGTGGCTCGCTTTATACAGAACGGTGGTTCATTTATGAATTACTATATG TACCATGGAGGGACGAACTTTGATAGAACATCGGGTGAGTTTATCACCACAAGCTATGACTATGATGCTCCTCTTGATGAATATG GATTACTGAGAGAACCCAAGTATAGTCATTTGAAAGAGTTGCATAAAATCATCAAACTATGTGAACCTGCGTTGGTCTCTGTTGATCCCACCATTAATTCGCTCGGCAATAAGCAAGAA GCTCATGTGTTCAAGTCCAAGACTTCTTGTGCTGCGTTTCTCTCAAACTACGACACAACTTATCCAGCAAAAGTTATGTTTAGGGGGTTCCCATATGATTTGCCCCCTTGGTCTATCAGTATCTTACCTGACTGCAAAACCGAGTATCACAACACTGCAAAG ATTCGTTCACCGAGCATACTTATGAAGATGGTTCCTACTAGCACGCGATTATCATGGGAATCATACAACGAAGCAATCCCTTCTTCAGGTGACTATGGTACGTTTGCTCGAGATGGTTTGTTGGAACAAATAAGCATGACCAGAGACAAAACAGACTATTTCTGGTATCTTACAGA CATTACAATTAGTTCTAATGAGGGGTTCTTGAAAACTGGCGAAGATCCACTTCTTACCATTTGTTCAGCTGGTCATGCTCTTCATGTATTCGTTAATGGTCAGCTCGCAG GAACTAGTTATGGAGCATTGAGCAGCCCCAAGCTCACATTTAGTCAAAGGATCAAATTGCGCGAAGGCGTCAACAAACTTGCTATCCTAAATACGGCAGTGGGTCTTCCG AACGCAGGTGTGCACTATGAGACTTGGAATACTGGAGTTCTAGGTCCAGCCACACTGAATGGAGTTAACTCTGGAGCATGGGACATGTCTAAGTGGAAATGGTCCTATAAG ATCGGTACCAAAGGTGAAGCTATGAGCCTTCATACCACAACCGGGAGTTCCTCTGTGGAATGGACAGAAGGATCATTCGTGGCCGTGAAGCAACCATTGACCTGGTACAAG TCTTCTTTTAATGCGCCGGTAGGCAATGAACCAATTGCATTGGACATGAACACAATGGGAAAAGGACAAGTTTGGGTAAATGGACGCAACATAGGACGTCATTGGCCTGCCTACACGGCTCATGGTAACTGCGGACGCTGCAACTATGCTGGGATTTACAGCGAGAAGAAATGTCTCAGTAATTGTGGCCAATCTTCTCAAAGATG GTACCATGTGCCTCGTTCATGGCTTAAGCCATCTGGGAACCTTCTAGTTGTGTTTGAGGAATGGGGTGGTGATCCAAGTGGGATTTCTGTTGTTAAAAGAACAGACAAATGA